A DNA window from Enoplosus armatus isolate fEnoArm2 chromosome 9, fEnoArm2.hap1, whole genome shotgun sequence contains the following coding sequences:
- the cers2b gene encoding ceramide synthase 2 yields the protein MMSGLSEWFWQERLWFPEGLGWADLEDRDGRIYAKARDLWVALPIALVFLIVRQIFERTVATPLASLLGVKETVRLKAPHNPTLESYYCNITKNPTQTSIASLGKQTGYSERQVQRWFRRRRNQDRPSLLKKFREASWRFTFYLLAFIAGLAALIDKPWLYDLKEMWEGFPVLTLLPSQYWYYMIELGFYSSLLFSVASDVKRKDFKEQIVHHVATILLISFSWCVNYIRAGTLIMLVHDSSDYLLESAKMFNYAGWRNACNYIFIVFAAIFIVTRLVIFPFRIIYCTWVYPVTIYQPFFGYYFFNGLLMILQCLHIFWAILIIRIAVRFLTNNEKVDDERSDKDETDESEEEEEEDKKDMKKNGPVQNGHTVHNNNHSKTE from the exons ATGATGTCGGGGCTGAGTGAGTGGTTCTGGCAGGAGCGGCTGTGGTTTCCAGAGGGCCTGGGCTGGGCCGACCTGGAGGATCGGGATGGACGGATATATGCCAAAGCCCGCGACTTGTGGGTGGCGCTACCCATCGCACTGGTATTCCTCATTGTCCGTCAGATCTTTGAAAG GACGGTGGCTACACCCCTGGCCTCTCTGCTCGGTGTGAAAGAGACAGTACGGCTCAAAGCCCCTCACAACCCCACACTGGAGTCCTACTACTGTAACATTACCAAAAACCCCACCCAG ACTTCAATAGCAAGCCTTGGCAAGCAGACTGGCTATTCAGAAAGACAAGTGCAGCGATGGTTCAGGAGACGAAGGAACCAGGACAGGCCGAGTTTGCTCAAAAAGTTTCGAGAGGCCAG TTGGAGATTTACCTTTTACCTTCTTGCTTTCATTGCTGGCCTGGCCGCCCTCATCGAT AAACCTTGGCTGTATGACCTGAAGGAGATGTGGGAAGGCTTTCCTGTGCTG ACTCTCCTGCCATCTCAGTATTGGTACTACATGATTGAGCTGGGTTTCTACAGCTCTCTGCTCTTCAGCGTGGCTTCTGATGTCAAACGCAAA GACTTCAAGGAGCAGATTGTTCACCATGTAGCGACCATCTTGCTCATCAGCTTTTCCTGGTGTGTTAACTACATCCGTGCTGGAACTCTCATCATGCTGGTGCACGACTCCTCTGATTACCTCCTTGAG TCTGCGAAGATGTTCAACTATGCTGGGTGGCGAAATGCCTGTAACTACATCTTCATTGTATTTGCTGCAATCTTCATTGTCACTCGCCTGGTCATCTTCCCCTTCCG GATTATTTACTGTACGTGGGTTTACCCAGTGACCATCTACCAACCCTTCTTTGGCTACTACTTTTTCAACGGGCTTTTGATGATTCTGCAGTGTCTACATATCTTCTGGGCCATCCTCATCATACGCATAGCAGTCCGCTTCCTCACCAACAAT gaaaaagTGGACGATGAAAGGAGTGACAAAGACGAAACAGATGAAtccgaagaggaggaggaagaggataaaAAGGACATGAAGAAAAATGGCCCGGTGCAGAACGGTCACACagtccacaacaacaaccacagcaagACAGAGTGA